From the Natronococcus sp. AD-5 genome, one window contains:
- a CDS encoding family 20 glycosylhydrolase codes for MSPRELDVVPRPRRADLDEGAVRFETPFTVGTADEDVDPAVTLLSELLERETNERVDRSDDPDLSLVISDDPSSAFDDPEGYVLEAGEDGVVVRSATIDGLRHGCQTVVGGLDRHDGSWQFPAGEVHDWPATRWRGFMLDPARGFLSVERVKRRIDQAARAKLNRLHLHLIDHESYALESEAFPELNRGPDGEQRPSYSPAEIDELVEYAARRGVEILPEIDVPGHASHVLETYPELRCTVEDGEPSDRTLCIGTSATHEFVETLLEEVIELFPFETVHVGGDEWAMGHSWDECSACRERMDREGSETLAEHFYGFVRRVDETLEANDRRLMLWNDQIDVAGSPDIPRDALVQFWRVAGKGRGPVEGCSLERFLEEEFEVVNSYVYAAYVNGWISEEYVLGWEPRSRPSVPDARSEQVIGGELLAWEPSSEETREYFERALPSAIPVFADRLWNADPAADRSSFSTALTRHALGPFVPEGFDVYRELGGTILPTEGENVPSPPAHAHRSLGDRTPRDARDDYEEALETLRALSDSDEAVYPETVAAYRRCLEWLAEVADRERRGVIDRP; via the coding sequence ATGAGTCCGCGTGAACTCGATGTCGTTCCCCGACCGCGTCGAGCCGATCTGGACGAAGGGGCGGTTCGGTTCGAAACCCCGTTCACGGTCGGGACAGCAGACGAGGACGTTGATCCGGCCGTTACACTACTGTCAGAACTCCTCGAGCGGGAGACGAACGAACGCGTCGATCGATCGGACGATCCGGACCTCAGCCTGGTGATCAGCGACGATCCCTCGAGCGCGTTCGACGATCCGGAGGGGTACGTCCTCGAGGCCGGCGAAGACGGCGTCGTCGTTCGATCGGCGACGATCGACGGGCTGCGACACGGCTGTCAGACCGTCGTCGGTGGCCTCGACCGTCACGACGGTTCGTGGCAGTTTCCGGCCGGCGAGGTTCACGATTGGCCCGCGACCCGGTGGCGGGGATTCATGCTCGATCCGGCGCGGGGCTTTCTCTCGGTCGAGCGCGTCAAGCGACGCATCGACCAGGCCGCGCGGGCGAAGCTGAATCGACTCCACCTGCACCTGATCGATCACGAGTCCTACGCCCTGGAATCCGAGGCGTTCCCCGAACTAAACCGCGGACCGGACGGCGAGCAGCGGCCGTCGTACTCCCCCGCGGAGATCGACGAGCTGGTCGAGTACGCCGCCCGCCGCGGCGTCGAGATCCTTCCCGAGATCGACGTCCCGGGCCACGCGAGCCACGTCCTCGAGACGTATCCGGAGCTCCGGTGCACCGTCGAGGACGGCGAGCCGAGCGACAGGACGCTGTGTATCGGGACGTCCGCGACGCACGAGTTCGTCGAGACGCTGCTGGAGGAGGTGATCGAGCTGTTCCCCTTCGAGACGGTGCACGTCGGCGGCGACGAGTGGGCGATGGGCCACTCGTGGGACGAGTGTTCGGCGTGTCGGGAGCGGATGGACCGCGAGGGCTCGGAGACGCTCGCCGAGCACTTCTACGGGTTCGTCCGTCGGGTCGACGAGACCCTCGAGGCGAACGATCGCCGGCTGATGCTCTGGAACGACCAGATCGACGTCGCCGGGTCGCCGGACATCCCGCGCGACGCGCTGGTGCAGTTCTGGCGCGTCGCCGGGAAGGGTCGGGGTCCGGTCGAGGGCTGTAGCCTCGAGCGCTTCCTCGAGGAGGAGTTCGAGGTTGTCAACTCGTACGTCTACGCAGCCTACGTCAACGGCTGGATCTCGGAGGAGTACGTGCTCGGGTGGGAGCCGCGGAGTCGCCCGTCCGTTCCGGACGCGCGATCGGAGCAGGTGATCGGCGGCGAGCTCCTGGCGTGGGAGCCCTCGTCCGAGGAAACGCGAGAGTACTTCGAGCGCGCGCTTCCGTCGGCGATCCCGGTCTTCGCCGACCGGCTCTGGAACGCCGATCCCGCCGCGGATCGCTCGTCGTTCTCGACGGCGCTGACGCGACACGCGCTCGGCCCGTTCGTTCCCGAGGGGTTCGACGTCTACCGCGAACTCGGCGGGACGATCCTCCCGACGGAGGGCGAGAACGTCCCGTCGCCGCCGGCCCACGCGCACCGATCGCTCGGCGACCGAACTCCGCGGGACGCCCGCGACGACTACGAGGAGGCGCTCGAGACGCTCCGAGCGCTGTCCGACTCGGACGAGGCGGTGTATCCCGAAACGGTAGCGGCGTACCGGCGGTGTCTCGAGTGGCTCGCGGAGGTCGCGGATCGAGAGCGCCGCGGCGTGATCGATCGTCCCTGA
- a CDS encoding BNR-4 repeat-containing protein, which yields MSPRSPLRDGLLGYWPAVRSHRGTVWDESPRENHGRYGRDARWIWFTNPRAVRYANERDRTYVGYLGGPTGTDIVIGGFDHEPGEFERTTLEPSFSADDHTSPSVLVGQGGRLLVFWSGHNGGAIRYRRSTKPEDLASFGPIRSIEQECVTYPNPIQLEGEPNAPIYLFYRDRTVTTDATDDPYGYVGDGHVHYRRSVDGGDSWSEQTRLVTAPEGHYGTYFVHAATDETIHLFFTDAERGGDAPKRHVLYAAFEDGTLFAADGEPIATESELPVTVSDLERVYDSAAPDGEYAWVWDASVDERGEPAVVYATFPSTLAHTYRYARWDAAEGKWRDHYLRDAGRYVEAAGVERHYSAGVALDPDDPTVAYACVSADGYRAVERLETDTGGRSWSVRSVCENPVGTPIRPVVPANAGDDCPALWLEGSYESMHASQTVLRGLPTDAVDGRIDGDGETGVTLGLDLFGERAVCDGVSASALVRTRDVDRRQTILQFGEGIRLDIARETAGALELSLADETSTTMASWDGLAAGDERFVEGAWDPDDGAMQLRVDGTTVDEAPFSGPIAFDEPNASWTLGKDAYLLGSGLLGDLREVRLYGRSTTMADHRDLRKYAKESVADR from the coding sequence ATGTCGCCGCGTTCGCCGCTTCGAGACGGATTACTCGGCTACTGGCCGGCCGTCAGATCTCACCGCGGAACGGTGTGGGACGAGTCGCCGCGGGAGAACCACGGCCGGTACGGACGCGATGCGCGATGGATCTGGTTCACGAACCCGCGCGCCGTCAGGTACGCGAACGAGCGGGATCGGACGTACGTCGGCTACCTCGGCGGTCCGACGGGCACCGACATCGTGATCGGCGGTTTCGATCACGAGCCCGGCGAGTTCGAACGAACGACGCTCGAGCCGTCGTTTTCGGCCGACGATCACACCAGTCCGTCGGTGCTCGTCGGGCAGGGCGGCCGACTGCTCGTGTTCTGGTCGGGACACAACGGCGGGGCGATCAGGTATCGCCGCTCGACGAAGCCGGAAGACCTCGCTTCGTTCGGGCCGATTCGATCGATCGAACAGGAGTGCGTCACCTATCCGAACCCGATTCAACTCGAGGGGGAGCCGAACGCGCCGATCTACCTCTTCTACCGCGACCGAACGGTCACGACCGACGCTACCGACGATCCGTACGGCTACGTGGGCGACGGTCACGTCCACTATCGCCGCTCCGTCGACGGGGGCGATTCCTGGAGCGAGCAGACGAGGCTGGTGACCGCACCGGAAGGACACTACGGGACGTATTTCGTCCACGCGGCGACCGACGAGACGATCCACCTGTTCTTCACCGACGCCGAGCGGGGCGGGGACGCGCCGAAGCGCCACGTCCTGTACGCCGCGTTCGAGGACGGGACGCTCTTCGCGGCCGACGGGGAGCCGATCGCGACCGAATCGGAACTGCCCGTGACGGTTTCGGATCTCGAACGCGTCTACGATTCCGCGGCGCCCGACGGCGAGTACGCCTGGGTATGGGACGCGAGCGTCGACGAGCGCGGGGAGCCGGCGGTCGTCTACGCGACGTTCCCGTCGACGCTCGCCCACACGTATCGGTACGCTCGGTGGGACGCCGCCGAGGGCAAGTGGCGCGATCACTACCTCCGAGACGCCGGCCGATACGTCGAGGCTGCAGGCGTCGAGAGGCACTACTCGGCGGGCGTCGCGCTCGACCCCGACGATCCGACCGTCGCCTACGCCTGCGTCTCGGCGGACGGCTACCGCGCCGTCGAACGCCTCGAGACCGACACCGGTGGACGGTCGTGGTCCGTCCGATCGGTCTGTGAGAATCCGGTCGGAACGCCGATCCGGCCGGTCGTTCCCGCCAATGCCGGCGACGACTGTCCTGCGCTCTGGCTCGAGGGATCGTACGAGAGCATGCACGCCTCTCAGACCGTCCTGCGCGGGTTGCCGACCGACGCGGTCGACGGACGGATCGACGGCGACGGCGAAACCGGCGTGACGCTCGGGCTGGATCTGTTCGGCGAACGGGCGGTTTGCGACGGCGTCTCCGCGTCGGCGCTCGTCCGAACGCGGGACGTCGACCGACGTCAGACCATCCTGCAGTTCGGCGAGGGAATTCGACTCGATATCGCCCGAGAGACGGCCGGCGCGCTCGAACTCTCGCTGGCCGACGAAACGTCGACCACGATGGCATCGTGGGACGGTCTCGCCGCCGGCGACGAACGGTTCGTCGAAGGCGCGTGGGATCCCGACGACGGGGCGATGCAGTTACGCGTGGACGGAACGACCGTCGACGAAGCGCCGTTTAGCGGTCCAATCGCGTTCGACGAACCGAACGCGTCCTGGACGCTCGGGAAGGACGCATACCTGCTGGGGAGCGGACTCCTCGGCGACCTTCGCGAGGTCCGCCTTTACGGCCGGTCGACGACGATGGCCGACCACCGGGATCTCCGGAAGTACGCGAAGGAGAGTGTCGCCGACCGTTGA
- a CDS encoding HEAT repeat domain-containing protein, giving the protein MISPGENATDRARSLRDTVATNPAQVPTAEVVELLALGDSETRRIAMACLEETIDARPEESAAAAAAFERFLDDDDPYVRRRAALSAGAVIRTDAESFETLVPTLRTIGNDPAEPGRDAAIRALSALALERPASATDAVEPLIDVCHARVVPPGSSRDDGHRGDDVAAAAGPERDRRESTRVQAMAGLTRIAAERPEAVVDRAERIAALLEDDHHLVRSGTCEVLESVAETHPAAVEPFVPALVDRLASDTDHPVPWRAADALNAVGGEYPIRVGEELREALDRIEGFLERRDPGIRGVGVGLLAYAAEADPGAITELVPRVRPLLEDDYAPVRANAALTLGLAGREEAADDLESLAADDSDPSVRDAATRALELLDRPATGETTK; this is encoded by the coding sequence ATGATCTCGCCCGGAGAGAACGCGACCGACCGCGCGAGGAGCCTTCGCGACACCGTCGCCACGAACCCCGCACAAGTCCCCACTGCGGAGGTCGTCGAACTGCTCGCGCTCGGTGACTCGGAGACGCGCCGAATCGCAATGGCGTGTCTCGAGGAGACGATCGACGCCCGTCCGGAGGAGTCCGCGGCCGCTGCGGCCGCGTTCGAGCGATTCCTGGACGACGACGACCCGTACGTTCGTCGCAGAGCGGCGCTTTCGGCGGGGGCAGTGATTCGGACGGACGCCGAGTCGTTCGAGACGCTCGTCCCGACGCTCCGGACGATTGGGAACGACCCCGCGGAGCCGGGTCGTGACGCCGCGATCCGCGCGCTGTCCGCGCTCGCCCTCGAGCGCCCCGCTTCGGCGACGGATGCGGTCGAACCGCTGATCGACGTCTGTCACGCGCGGGTCGTCCCACCGGGATCGTCGCGAGACGACGGCCACCGCGGCGACGACGTAGCGGCCGCCGCCGGTCCGGAACGCGATCGACGAGAGTCCACCCGCGTTCAGGCGATGGCCGGGCTCACGCGGATCGCGGCCGAACGGCCCGAGGCGGTCGTCGACCGCGCGGAGCGGATCGCGGCCTTACTCGAGGACGACCACCACCTCGTCCGGTCCGGGACGTGCGAGGTGCTCGAGTCGGTGGCCGAGACGCATCCGGCCGCGGTCGAACCGTTCGTTCCGGCGCTGGTCGACCGCCTCGCGTCGGATACGGACCATCCCGTTCCGTGGCGCGCGGCGGACGCGCTGAACGCCGTCGGCGGCGAGTACCCGATCCGCGTCGGGGAGGAACTCCGTGAGGCCCTCGATCGAATCGAGGGCTTCCTCGAGCGGCGGGATCCGGGAATCCGAGGCGTCGGCGTCGGCCTCCTCGCGTACGCGGCAGAGGCGGATCCGGGCGCGATCACTGAACTGGTTCCGCGCGTTCGGCCCCTCCTCGAGGACGACTACGCGCCGGTTCGGGCGAACGCGGCGCTGACGCTCGGCCTGGCCGGGCGCGAGGAAGCGGCCGACGACCTCGAGTCGCTCGCGGCGGACGACTCGGACCCGTCGGTTCGCGATGCGGCGACACGCGCGCTCGAACTGCTCGACCGCCCCGCGACCGGGGAAACGACCAAGTAG
- a CDS encoding Gfo/Idh/MocA family protein: MSDYDVAFIGTGPEPDNPVWGESAAMAYHHAAAYEEDDRCSLVACADIVEENASAFADRNSIDASNVFTNYERMLRETEPDVVSVCTPVPTHADIVIDCANADGLRAIHCEKPMADTMAASRRMVEVCADRGVQLTFNHQRRVATPSRRAAELVEEGAVGDVARVELATKNLFDAGTHLIDLCNAILGDRPAAWVMGQIDYREENVRYGVHNENQAFARWQYEDGTDAIIATGDKNPLIACDVRVAGTEGELELNPDGDAQLRVKTDDSAAWDEIDTGEPLADIPAAVDDIVRGLETDEEPQLSGRRALATTEIILGCYESVRRRERVELPLSIDDNPLVSMVESGELSPESARDEAAPDVNS, translated from the coding sequence GTGTCAGACTACGACGTAGCATTCATTGGAACGGGGCCGGAGCCCGACAACCCGGTATGGGGCGAAAGCGCGGCGATGGCGTACCACCACGCGGCCGCGTACGAGGAAGACGATCGCTGCTCGCTCGTCGCCTGCGCCGACATCGTCGAGGAGAACGCGAGCGCGTTCGCCGATCGGAACAGTATCGACGCGTCGAACGTGTTCACCAACTACGAGCGGATGCTTCGGGAGACCGAACCCGACGTCGTCAGCGTCTGTACGCCGGTTCCGACCCACGCCGACATCGTGATCGACTGTGCGAACGCGGACGGCCTGCGCGCGATCCACTGCGAGAAGCCGATGGCCGACACCATGGCCGCCAGCCGGCGAATGGTGGAGGTCTGTGCGGACCGCGGCGTCCAGTTGACGTTCAACCACCAGCGGCGGGTGGCGACCCCGAGCCGGCGTGCGGCCGAACTCGTGGAAGAAGGAGCGGTCGGCGACGTCGCTCGAGTCGAACTCGCGACGAAGAACCTCTTCGACGCCGGCACCCACCTCATCGACCTCTGCAACGCTATCCTCGGCGATCGCCCCGCGGCGTGGGTGATGGGGCAGATCGACTACCGCGAGGAGAACGTCCGCTACGGGGTCCACAACGAGAACCAAGCGTTCGCGCGCTGGCAGTACGAGGACGGAACGGACGCCATCATCGCGACCGGCGATAAGAACCCGCTCATCGCGTGCGACGTTCGCGTCGCGGGCACCGAGGGAGAACTCGAGCTCAACCCCGACGGCGACGCGCAGCTTCGGGTGAAGACGGACGACTCCGCGGCGTGGGACGAGATCGACACCGGCGAGCCGCTGGCCGACATTCCGGCCGCGGTCGACGACATCGTTCGCGGGCTCGAGACGGACGAAGAGCCCCAACTGAGCGGCCGGCGGGCGCTCGCGACGACCGAGATCATCCTCGGCTGCTACGAGTCGGTGCGCCGGCGCGAACGCGTCGAGTTGCCCCTCTCGATCGACGACAATCCGCTCGTCTCGATGGTCGAATCGGGCGAACTGTCGCCCGAGTCGGCCCGCGACGAGGCGGCGCCGGATGTCAACTCCTGA
- a CDS encoding Gfo/Idh/MocA family protein, protein MIELGVLGLDTSHPETFASILDGRADVSIAAVWDGGDVREREYTREFCERYDANRYDDPHAMVDDVDAAMVLTVDWNEHRRLAAPFLEAGVPTMIDKPLAGSVADVNAIERAAVRGGAPLFGGSSLPFHPSVSSLADTTPETAFSVGYGDSFYYGVHLVDSVRLLAGTDWTRVTSNDGPGRVATIDFADGSAATLRFDGPDSDGTFGFLTVGERTRTVQVGNSSDELERMYEPFLDEFLAAARGERDDRNRVVDSGTLLVGVQTAFDTGEPVTPDAGPLERTEIDSESFLASYEPYY, encoded by the coding sequence ATGATCGAGCTAGGGGTACTCGGGTTAGACACCAGTCACCCGGAAACGTTCGCGAGCATTCTCGACGGCCGCGCCGACGTATCGATCGCGGCCGTCTGGGACGGCGGCGACGTGCGCGAGAGGGAGTACACGCGAGAGTTCTGCGAGCGCTACGACGCGAATCGGTACGACGATCCGCACGCGATGGTCGACGACGTCGACGCGGCGATGGTGCTCACGGTCGACTGGAACGAACACCGCCGCCTCGCCGCGCCGTTTCTCGAGGCGGGCGTCCCGACGATGATCGACAAACCGCTGGCGGGATCGGTGGCCGACGTGAACGCGATCGAGCGGGCGGCGGTCCGGGGCGGCGCGCCGCTCTTCGGCGGCTCGTCGCTTCCGTTCCATCCGTCCGTCTCGTCGCTCGCGGACACGACGCCGGAAACCGCGTTCTCCGTCGGCTACGGCGATTCGTTCTACTACGGCGTCCACCTCGTGGACAGCGTTCGGCTGCTGGCGGGAACCGACTGGACTCGGGTCACGTCGAACGACGGCCCGGGGCGAGTCGCGACGATCGACTTCGCGGACGGCTCGGCGGCGACGCTGCGGTTCGACGGTCCGGACAGCGACGGCACGTTCGGCTTTCTGACGGTCGGCGAACGCACGCGAACCGTCCAGGTCGGCAACTCGAGCGACGAACTCGAGCGGATGTACGAGCCGTTCCTGGACGAGTTCCTCGCGGCGGCTCGCGGCGAGCGCGACGATCGGAATCGGGTCGTCGACTCGGGAACGCTCCTGGTCGGCGTACAGACCGCCTTCGACACCGGAGAACCCGTTACGCCCGACGCCGGGCCGCTCGAGCGCACGGAAATCGACAGCGAGTCGTTCCTCGCCAGTTACGAACCGTACTACTGA
- a CDS encoding GNAT family N-acetyltransferase, whose protein sequence is MTDTDSPRLATEDDFPQMMALLDRYFAYERGGMAARLPFCYDPERSDRHAIVEKDGRIVGHVAAIPQTLAVGEGTVECWGIGGVATDRRYRGNGYMSRLLEFWFDRMDDAGVPLSELSGNRQRYNHFGFENAGAELRYTVTERSFAGTPEPSGENVTRYEGEDELLEVLREIHGAEPYRVRRDRERSRIVFGQRGLETLLYEGDDGPAYLSLTRESRSRTIEEFGGSERGVETLLEHVLATYDLNELAARVHPRHPLDDVFHRHSRFWSQRPHRKLNVRDLPALLEAFEGQLERRWRDRGRSERGDVTLGLEGADAAVRLSYGPERVTVERSTAEPTLSLDRLSTTALLFGFENRLREVRQRDPLLEATLPLQFYIWPTEHV, encoded by the coding sequence ATGACGGACACCGACAGTCCGCGGCTCGCAACCGAGGACGACTTCCCCCAGATGATGGCACTACTCGATCGGTACTTCGCCTACGAGCGCGGCGGAATGGCCGCCCGGCTCCCGTTCTGTTACGATCCGGAACGCAGCGACCGCCACGCGATCGTCGAGAAAGACGGACGGATCGTGGGCCACGTCGCCGCCATTCCGCAGACGCTCGCCGTCGGCGAGGGGACCGTCGAGTGCTGGGGTATCGGCGGCGTCGCCACCGACAGGCGATACCGCGGAAACGGTTACATGAGCCGGTTGCTCGAGTTTTGGTTCGACCGGATGGACGACGCCGGCGTCCCGCTGTCGGAACTCAGCGGAAACCGGCAGCGATACAACCACTTCGGGTTCGAAAACGCCGGCGCCGAACTCCGGTATACGGTCACCGAGCGATCGTTCGCGGGAACGCCCGAACCGTCGGGCGAGAACGTCACGCGCTACGAGGGCGAGGACGAACTGCTCGAGGTGCTTCGCGAGATCCACGGGGCCGAACCGTACCGCGTGCGCCGCGACCGGGAACGGAGTCGGATCGTGTTCGGCCAGCGGGGGCTCGAGACGCTCCTCTACGAGGGCGACGACGGCCCGGCGTACCTCAGTCTCACGCGGGAGAGTCGCAGCCGCACGATCGAGGAGTTCGGCGGCTCCGAACGCGGCGTCGAGACGCTGCTCGAGCACGTGCTCGCGACGTACGATCTGAACGAACTCGCGGCGCGCGTCCATCCGCGCCACCCGCTCGACGACGTGTTCCACCGCCACAGTCGGTTCTGGTCGCAGCGACCCCACCGCAAACTGAACGTCCGCGATCTGCCCGCCCTCCTCGAGGCGTTCGAAGGACAGCTCGAACGGCGCTGGCGCGACCGCGGTCGATCCGAGCGCGGCGACGTCACGCTGGGTCTCGAGGGCGCCGACGCGGCCGTTCGGCTCTCGTACGGCCCGGAACGCGTGACGGTCGAGCGCTCCACCGCCGAACCCACCCTCTCGCTCGATCGGCTCTCGACGACGGCCCTGCTGTTCGGCTTCGAAAATCGGCTGCGCGAGGTTCGCCAGCGGGATCCGCTCCTCGAGGCGACGCTGCCGCTCCAGTTCTACATCTGGCCGACGGAACACGTCTGA
- a CDS encoding sulfatase family protein, protein MRILYIDCDSLRPDHLGCYGYRRETSPNIDDLAADGRTFTDVYASDAPCLPSRTAFYTGRFGIHTGAINHGGLNADVRRHGSKRRANYPEKFRTLGSVLSDEGIHTAMISPFPARHDGWQVVEGVRELYDTGGNGGERADEVYPYARDWLEEHAAEDDWYCHVNFWDPHTPYRTPEEYGNPFADEPAPEWLTEELIEQHYRESGPHSAQDLKGWGGSWDRPRMPPEISSREEFKEMVDGYDVGVRYMDRYVGKLFDLLRDRGVFDETLIVISGDHGENLGELNVYGDHQLADDKTCRVPLIVRGPGVQPGTDDGLRYQLDLAPTLVDLVGGDAPEGWDGRSFAETITDGAESGRDELILSQGTWTCQRSVRWDDWLLLRTYHDAYRSRLEDVMLFDLASDPHETTDLSAERPDVVDDGLARLQRWHDDRLLEAARGERGGNPDAPNGVTDPMWQVLGEKGPYYTWNRLDDYVDHLTETGREERAAELRERLE, encoded by the coding sequence ATGCGGATACTGTACATCGACTGCGACTCGTTGCGACCGGACCACCTCGGTTGTTACGGCTACCGCCGCGAGACGTCGCCCAACATCGACGACCTCGCAGCGGACGGCCGGACGTTCACCGACGTGTACGCGTCCGACGCACCCTGTCTGCCCTCCCGGACGGCGTTCTACACGGGTCGGTTCGGGATCCACACCGGCGCGATCAACCACGGCGGTCTCAACGCGGACGTCCGACGACACGGCTCGAAACGACGCGCGAACTACCCGGAAAAATTCAGGACCTTGGGGTCGGTCCTGAGCGACGAAGGAATTCACACGGCGATGATCAGCCCGTTTCCGGCCCGCCACGACGGCTGGCAGGTCGTCGAGGGGGTCCGGGAACTGTACGACACCGGCGGCAACGGCGGCGAGCGTGCCGACGAGGTCTACCCCTACGCCCGCGACTGGCTCGAGGAGCACGCGGCCGAGGACGACTGGTACTGCCACGTCAACTTCTGGGACCCGCACACGCCCTATCGCACGCCCGAGGAGTACGGCAATCCGTTCGCCGACGAGCCCGCGCCCGAGTGGTTGACCGAGGAGCTGATCGAGCAGCACTATCGGGAATCGGGCCCCCACAGCGCGCAGGACCTCAAAGGATGGGGCGGGTCGTGGGACCGCCCGCGAATGCCGCCGGAGATCTCCTCGCGGGAGGAGTTCAAAGAGATGGTCGACGGCTACGACGTCGGCGTCCGCTACATGGATCGCTACGTCGGGAAGCTGTTCGACCTCCTCCGCGATCGGGGCGTCTTCGACGAGACGCTAATCGTGATCAGCGGCGACCACGGCGAGAACCTGGGCGAACTCAACGTCTACGGCGACCACCAGCTGGCCGACGACAAGACGTGTCGGGTTCCCCTCATCGTTCGCGGTCCCGGCGTACAGCCGGGGACCGACGACGGACTCCGCTACCAGCTCGATCTCGCGCCGACGCTCGTCGACCTGGTCGGCGGCGACGCGCCCGAGGGGTGGGACGGCCGGTCGTTCGCCGAAACGATCACCGACGGCGCCGAGAGCGGGCGTGACGAACTGATCCTCAGCCAGGGGACGTGGACGTGCCAGCGGAGCGTTCGCTGGGACGACTGGCTGTTGCTCCGGACCTACCACGACGCCTACCGGAGCCGCCTCGAGGACGTCATGCTGTTCGACCTCGCGAGCGACCCCCACGAGACGACCGACCTCTCGGCGGAGCGGCCGGACGTCGTCGACGACGGGCTGGCCAGACTCCAGCGCTGGCACGACGACCGCCTGCTCGAGGCGGCCCGCGGCGAGCGCGGCGGTAACCCGGACGCGCCGAACGGCGTCACGGACCCGATGTGGCAGGTGCTCGGCGAGAAGGGGCCCTACTACACGTGGAACCGGTTGGACGACTACGTCGACCACCTGACTGAAACGGGTCGCGAGGAGCGCGCGGCGGAACTCAGGGAGCGACTCGAGTGA
- a CDS encoding sugar phosphate isomerase/epimerase family protein, translating into MAIRTALFSKVLRDRSLEEAAELAAEIGYDGFEPMCREPHLDADRSFEEVTAFRERLDELGLEVPCLATYTGHYVGKSRQECEAELEEFERFLEFAEALDCDLVRHGPGGPPVREATDDDYERAAAWLARAADRAAAYDVTIGIEIHAHTITETVDSTTRLLDEIDRENVGAIHDAGNMYITLDDFGPESVRELGDDLVHVHVKDEQRIDDPDRPGAFELETDDGLEAFQPRLLGEGAVDHGPLFDALAEAGYDGYVTDECHVPRGDLEDEREVAEHELAELNRLLG; encoded by the coding sequence ATGGCGATACGGACAGCCCTGTTTAGCAAAGTGCTACGCGACCGCTCGCTCGAGGAGGCGGCCGAACTCGCGGCGGAGATCGGCTACGACGGATTCGAGCCGATGTGTCGGGAGCCCCACCTCGACGCGGATCGATCGTTCGAGGAGGTGACCGCGTTTCGCGAACGCCTGGACGAGCTCGGTCTGGAGGTGCCGTGTCTGGCGACGTACACCGGTCACTACGTCGGCAAGTCCCGGCAGGAGTGCGAGGCGGAACTCGAGGAGTTCGAACGGTTCCTCGAGTTCGCCGAGGCGCTCGACTGCGACCTCGTCAGGCACGGCCCCGGCGGCCCCCCGGTTCGGGAGGCGACCGACGACGACTACGAACGCGCCGCGGCGTGGCTCGCTCGCGCGGCGGATCGTGCCGCGGCGTACGACGTGACGATCGGCATCGAAATTCACGCCCACACGATCACCGAGACGGTGGATTCGACGACGCGGTTGCTCGACGAGATCGACCGCGAGAACGTCGGCGCCATCCACGACGCCGGGAACATGTACATCACGCTCGACGATTTCGGGCCGGAATCGGTACGCGAACTCGGCGACGACCTCGTCCACGTCCACGTCAAGGACGAGCAGCGAATCGACGATCCGGACCGGCCGGGCGCGTTCGAACTCGAGACCGACGACGGGCTCGAGGCGTTCCAACCGCGGCTGCTCGGCGAGGGCGCCGTCGATCACGGGCCGCTGTTCGACGCCCTCGCCGAGGCGGGATACGACGGCTACGTCACCGACGAGTGTCACGTCCCGCGGGGCGACCTCGAGGACGAACGCGAGGTCGCCGAACACGAACTCGCTGAGCTGAATCGACTGCTCGGCTGA